TGCACGCCATCGGCTTCGCCCCGCCGGTGTGCCTGGGTGGCGATTTCATGGCGGCCGGCTGGGAGGACGTGTCGGTGTCCCTGGAGGTCTCGGCGTACTCGCTGAAGGCGCTGGCCGACGTCGTCGCGCCGCTGATGCCCTCCGGCGGGTCGCTGGTGGCATTGGACTTCGACGCCACGGTTGCCTGGCCCGTCTACGACTGGATGGGCGTCTCCAAGGCGGCCCTGGAGTCGGTGGCCCGCTACCTGGCCCGCGACCTGGGGCCGCGCGGCATTCGAGTCAACCTGGTGGCCGCAGGTCCGGTGCGCACGATGGCGGCCCGCTCGATTCCCGGCTTCGAGGCGTTCGAGGAGGCCTGGACCGAACGCGCCCCCCTGGGCTGGGACGTCAACGACGCCGACCCCGTTGCCCGGGCGTGCGTGCTGCTGCTGTCGGACTGGCTGGGCGCCACCACCGGGGAGATCCTGCACGTGGACGGCGGCTACCACGCCATCGGGGCCTGAGCCGAGTAGCCGGTTGGGGCAGCGCCCGGCGGGGCCACCGGCGCCCGTCGGCGGCTCGTCCGGCGAAATCGATCCGGCGCCGGCCCCCGGCGTCCCCGCCTCGGTGGGTTTGTTTCGGGAGGATTGCCGCCGGTTGTTGCCGGGACTTAGTGTTGCCGGTCGTAGCCAGCACCGGAATCCGGCCCGGAAGGAGGCGTCATGCAGCGACCGATCGAGGTGATGGGCGAGGGCCTGGGCCACCCCGAGGGACCGGACATGCTGCCCGACGG
The bacterium genome window above contains:
- the fabI gene encoding enoyl-ACP reductase FabI, whose product is MMGLLSQKRLLVTGVLTDASLAFSVAQLASAEGAELILTGAGRGLRLTERTARKLEPTPEVLELDVTQPTHVTAVREALAERWGGVDGALHAIGFAPPVCLGGDFMAAGWEDVSVSLEVSAYSLKALADVVAPLMPSGGSLVALDFDATVAWPVYDWMGVSKAALESVARYLARDLGPRGIRVNLVAAGPVRTMAARSIPGFEAFEEAWTERAPLGWDVNDADPVARACVLLLSDWLGATTGEILHVDGGYHAIGA